One window of Equus caballus isolate H_3958 breed thoroughbred chromosome 3, TB-T2T, whole genome shotgun sequence genomic DNA carries:
- the TMEM129 gene encoding E3 ubiquitin-protein ligase TM129, translating into MDSPEVTFTLAYLVFAVCFVFTPTEFYSAGLTVQNLLSGWLGSEDAAFVPYHLRRTAATLLCHSLLPLGYYVGMCFAASEKQLYSPSQAPEAWQLFLMLAVTLPTITCTLIYYWSRDQWAHHPLARTLALYALPQSGWRAVASSVNTEFRRIDKFATGAPGARVIVTDTWVMKVTTYCVYVAQQQDVQLTVTESQQHELSPDSNLPVQLLTIRVASTSPAVRAFDIRLNSTEYGELCEKLRAPIRRAANVVIHQSLGDLFLETFASLVEVNPAYSVPSSQELEACIGCMQTRASVKLVKMCQEVAEGECQQCYCRPMWCLTCMGKWFASRQDPQRPDTWLASRVPCPTCRARFCILDVCTVR; encoded by the exons atGGACAGCCCCGAGGTCACCTTCACGCTGGCCTACCTGGTGTTCGCGGTGTGCTTCGTGTTCACGCCCACCGAGTTCTACTCGGCCGGGCTCACGGTGCAGAACCTGCTGTCGGGCTGGCTGGGCAGCGAGGACGCCGCCTTCGTGCCCTACCACCTGCGCCGCACGGCCGCCACGCTGCTGTGCCACTCGCTGCTGCCGCTTG GCTACTACGTAGGTATGTGCTTCGCAGCCTCGGAAAAGCAGCTCTACTCCCCAAGCCAGGCCCCGGAGGCCTGGCAGCTCTTCCTCATGCTGGCAGTGACCCTGCCAACTATCACCTGCACCCTGATCTACTACTGGTCCCGGGACCAGTGGGCCCACCACCCACTGGCCCGCACCCTGGCCCTTTACGCCCTTCCACAGTCGGGGTGGCGGGCCGTCGCTTCCTCCGTCAACACTGAGTTCCGGCGTATTGACAAGTTTGCCACGGGGGCACCAGGAGCCCGTGTGATCGTGACAGATACGTGGGTGATGAAGGTGACCACGTACTGTGTGTACGTGGCCCAGCAGCAGGATGTGCAGCTGACTGTGACGGAGTCACAGCAGCATGAGCTCTCGCCGGACTCCAACCTGCCAGTGCAGCTCCTCACCATTCGTGTGGCCAGTACCAGCCCTGCCGTGCGGGCCTTTGACATCCG GCTGAACTCCACGGAGTACGGCGAGCTGTGTGAGAAGCTCCGGGCACCCATCCGCCGTGCGGCCAACGTCGTCATCCACCAGAGCCTGGGCGACCTGTTCCTGGAGACGTTTGCCTCCCTGGTGGAGGTCAACCCGGCCTATTCAGTCCCCAGCAGCCAG GAGCTGGAGGCCTGCATTGGCTGCATGCAGACACGTGCCAGTGTGAAGCTGGTGAAGATGTGCCAGGAGGTGGCTGAGGGCGAGTGCCAGCAGTGCTACTGCCGCCCCATGTGGTGTCTCACCTGCATGGGCAAGTGGTTTGCCAGCCGCCAGGACCCACAGCGCCCTGACACTTGGCTGGCTAGCCGTGTGCCCTGCCCTACCTGCCGCGCACGCTTCTGCATCCTGGATGTGTGCACCGTGCGCTGA